A window of Mycolicibacterium fluoranthenivorans contains these coding sequences:
- a CDS encoding SRPBCC domain-containing protein, whose amino-acid sequence MDALVITRSIDISAPIGRVWSALTDADLIAQWFGDTCEFDAVPGGTGFFGWEHHGKHRVVVEHIEAPRVLVYRWAHSADVEPAPGNSTVVRFELTEIDGGTRLDLVETGFEDLQDPQSAHADNTGGWTAELAELVEFVQARP is encoded by the coding sequence ATGGACGCACTCGTCATCACCCGCAGCATCGATATCAGCGCCCCCATCGGGCGGGTGTGGTCGGCACTCACCGATGCCGACCTGATCGCCCAGTGGTTCGGCGATACCTGCGAATTCGACGCCGTGCCCGGCGGCACCGGGTTCTTCGGCTGGGAACACCACGGCAAGCATCGAGTGGTGGTCGAACATATCGAGGCCCCAAGGGTTTTGGTGTACCGCTGGGCGCACAGCGCCGATGTGGAGCCCGCCCCGGGCAATTCCACGGTGGTGCGTTTCGAGCTGACCGAGATCGACGGCGGCACCCGGCTGGATCTGGTGGAGACGGGCTTCGAGGATCTGCAGGACCCCCAGTCCGCTCATGCCGACAACACCGGCGGCTGGACCGCCGAACTCGCCGAACTGGTGGAGTTCGTGCAGGCCAGGCCATGA
- a CDS encoding ArsR/SmtB family transcription factor: protein MTAVPVVLGVLADETRWQILTELGAQDLSASALATRMPVSRQAIAKHLAVLADSGLVEPVRVGREIRYRALGARLSALAAELDRIGRQWDRRLAAIKRIAEGEGWE from the coding sequence ATGACCGCCGTCCCGGTGGTACTGGGTGTGCTGGCTGACGAAACCCGCTGGCAGATCCTCACCGAACTGGGCGCGCAGGACCTGTCGGCCAGCGCGCTGGCAACGCGGATGCCGGTCAGCCGCCAGGCGATCGCCAAACATCTCGCGGTACTGGCCGACTCCGGGCTGGTCGAACCGGTGCGCGTCGGCCGTGAGATCCGCTATCGCGCGTTGGGCGCCAGGCTCAGTGCGCTGGCCGCCGAATTGGACCGCATCGGGCGGCAATGGGACCGCAGGCTGGCCGCGATCAAGCGGATCGCCGAAGGAGAGGGCTGGGAGTAA
- the usfY gene encoding protein UsfY — MKGPKDPVDHTRTTRPHAGESMKDNVIMPALILIGVALVLFVASLAAFATQHLDVGLTMAMLSGAGLLIGALWLALEHGRVRRIEERWYAAHPEAKRQHPNS, encoded by the coding sequence ATGAAAGGCCCCAAAGATCCTGTCGATCACACCCGTACCACCCGTCCGCACGCCGGTGAATCCATGAAAGACAACGTCATCATGCCCGCGCTGATCCTGATCGGGGTGGCGTTGGTGCTGTTCGTCGCGAGTCTCGCCGCGTTCGCGACCCAGCATTTGGACGTCGGGCTGACGATGGCCATGTTGTCGGGTGCGGGTCTGCTCATCGGTGCGCTGTGGCTCGCGCTGGAACACGGCCGAGTGCGGCGGATCGAAGAACGTTGGTATGCAGCACATCCCGAAGCGAAGCGCCAGCATCCCAACAGCTGA
- a CDS encoding DUF6131 family protein, translating to MIVLGAILLILGLVLNVYVLWVVGVILLVVGAVFWLLGSIGRPVAGRRSWY from the coding sequence ATGATTGTCCTGGGCGCGATCCTGCTCATTCTCGGGCTTGTCCTCAACGTCTACGTCCTGTGGGTCGTCGGTGTGATCCTCCTCGTCGTGGGCGCTGTGTTCTGGCTGCTGGGTTCGATCGGCCGCCCGGTCGCGGGCCGGCGTTCCTGGTACTAA
- a CDS encoding LLM class F420-dependent oxidoreductase, whose product MTSFGYTLMTEQAGPKDLVRHAVSAEEAGFDFEVCSDHFSPWLAAQGHAPHAWTVLGAVAHVTRQVGLYSYVTCPTIRYHPAVVAQQAATLQILADGRFTLGLGSGENLNEHVVGKDWPTVGRRIDMLAEAIKIIRELMSGELVDFRGDYFEVDSARLWDIPDVPVGLAVSMTGEKSVEKLADFADHLIDTAPDGDVVETWRRRRRAIGMPEGRAVGQVPVCWDPDREKAIQRAHEQFRWFGGGWSVNADLPTTAGFAAASKFVRPEDVADSIPCGPDLDAIVDAVRPYRDAGFTDVALVQVGGETQDQFLSEAAEPLLAALRAELG is encoded by the coding sequence ATGACCAGCTTCGGGTACACCCTCATGACGGAACAGGCCGGGCCGAAAGACCTGGTGCGCCACGCGGTGTCCGCCGAGGAGGCCGGGTTCGACTTCGAGGTCTGCAGCGACCATTTCTCACCGTGGCTGGCGGCCCAGGGCCACGCACCGCACGCGTGGACGGTGCTGGGTGCGGTCGCCCACGTGACGCGCCAGGTCGGCCTGTACTCCTACGTGACCTGCCCGACCATCCGGTATCACCCCGCCGTGGTCGCTCAACAGGCCGCCACCCTGCAGATCCTCGCCGATGGCAGGTTCACCCTCGGTCTGGGCAGTGGCGAGAATCTCAACGAGCATGTCGTGGGGAAGGACTGGCCCACCGTGGGCCGGCGAATCGACATGCTGGCCGAAGCCATCAAGATCATCCGGGAGCTGATGAGCGGTGAGCTGGTCGACTTCCGCGGCGACTACTTCGAGGTGGATTCGGCACGGCTGTGGGACATCCCCGACGTGCCGGTCGGTCTGGCGGTGTCGATGACCGGAGAGAAGTCGGTCGAGAAGCTGGCCGATTTCGCCGACCATCTCATCGATACCGCGCCCGACGGCGACGTCGTCGAGACGTGGCGTCGTCGCCGCCGGGCGATCGGAATGCCCGAGGGGCGGGCGGTGGGCCAGGTGCCCGTGTGCTGGGATCCCGACCGGGAGAAGGCGATACAGCGCGCGCACGAACAGTTTCGGTGGTTCGGCGGCGGCTGGTCGGTCAATGCCGACCTCCCGACGACGGCCGGATTCGCCGCGGCGAGCAAGTTTGTCCGGCCCGAGGACGTCGCCGACAGTATCCCGTGCGGACCCGACCTGGATGCGATCGTGGACGCGGTCAGGCCCTACCGGGACGCGGGATTCACCGACGTGGCGCTGGTCCAGGTCGGCGGCGAGACGCAGGATCAGTTCCTGTCCGAGGCCGCCGAGCCGCTGCTGGCTGCCTTGCGCGCGGAGTTGGGATGA
- a CDS encoding CDGSH iron-sulfur domain-containing protein: MSAPDRNIVQVIPGGPVIVDGPVSIELPDGQVVESERFKVAICACRRSRTYPLCDTSHRKRIRKSAQR; this comes from the coding sequence ATGAGCGCGCCCGACCGCAATATCGTGCAGGTGATTCCTGGGGGCCCGGTGATCGTCGACGGACCGGTGTCCATCGAGCTGCCCGACGGCCAGGTGGTCGAATCGGAACGGTTCAAGGTGGCGATCTGTGCGTGCCGCAGATCGCGCACCTATCCGCTGTGCGATACCAGTCACCGCAAACGAATCCGGAAATCAGCGCAGCGGTGA
- a CDS encoding iron-containing redox enzyme family protein — protein sequence MSTITRGLPKAVGPLSQAVLDHLTGERPLSGVTDITLSHSDPAGMDLHYALHLCYELFYRGFDGVSDDFEWDPTLLELRGRLEDIFLTDIRRGVGDLTGVTAAAEMDRLSLEPVEGSGPSHFLLTRGSWDQMREYFAHRSIYHLKEADPHAWVIPRLVGQAKASFVAVEFDEYGGGRGSQVHQRLFADLMTDAGLDAGYLAYLEAVPAETLAVVNLMSMFGLHRALRGATVGHFAATEITSPPGAQRIADALDRMRAPEACTRFYLEHVEADAVHEQVVRNDVVADLLRREPHLESDVVLGIRAFELVEDRLADHLMKCWSDKRTSLLSPLR from the coding sequence ATGAGCACCATCACGCGCGGACTGCCCAAGGCGGTAGGTCCGCTGTCCCAAGCCGTGCTCGACCACCTGACGGGCGAGCGACCGCTGTCCGGCGTCACCGATATCACGCTGTCCCACTCTGATCCGGCCGGGATGGACCTGCACTACGCGTTGCACCTCTGCTACGAACTGTTCTATCGCGGGTTCGACGGCGTGAGCGACGACTTCGAGTGGGATCCGACCCTGCTGGAGTTGCGCGGTCGGCTGGAGGACATCTTCCTGACCGATATCCGGCGCGGGGTCGGCGATCTCACCGGCGTGACAGCCGCCGCCGAGATGGACCGGCTGTCGCTGGAACCCGTTGAGGGAAGCGGTCCTTCGCACTTCCTTCTGACCCGGGGCAGTTGGGACCAGATGCGCGAGTACTTCGCCCATCGGTCCATCTACCACCTCAAAGAGGCGGATCCGCATGCCTGGGTGATTCCCCGGCTGGTCGGACAAGCCAAGGCGTCGTTCGTCGCCGTCGAATTCGACGAGTACGGCGGCGGCCGCGGTTCACAGGTGCATCAACGGCTCTTCGCCGACCTGATGACGGACGCCGGTCTGGACGCCGGCTATCTGGCCTACCTGGAGGCCGTGCCGGCCGAAACCCTCGCCGTCGTGAACCTCATGTCGATGTTCGGCTTACACCGTGCGCTTCGGGGTGCCACCGTCGGGCATTTCGCGGCCACCGAGATCACCTCGCCACCCGGTGCGCAGCGGATCGCCGATGCGCTGGACCGGATGCGCGCCCCCGAGGCGTGCACCCGGTTCTACCTCGAACACGTCGAGGCGGATGCCGTGCACGAGCAGGTGGTGCGCAACGATGTCGTCGCCGACCTGCTGCGCCGCGAACCGCATCTGGAATCCGATGTGGTGCTGGGTATCAGAGCCTTCGAACTGGTCGAGGACCGGTTGGCCGATCATCTGATGAAGTGCTGGAGCGACAAACGAACCTCACTGCTGTCACCGCTGCGCTGA
- a CDS encoding DoxX family protein → MLLRRVARPLLSVAFIGQGVETLLDTKSASDIVRPTLEGLQTLPDAVAQKVPSDAATVARVNAGVQIGAGLLLATGRIPRVASGLLALTVVPGNLGDHMFWKETDPERKAVKRRGFLTDLSLIGGLVLASADTAGKPSLGWRGRRAARRVSEAVTAALPTADSGLESELADKVGHGLQIGAERLQVGAERGRDLAATALEKSAPVAKKARRRGTELAEIAIDRAAPLAEKARRKGSELAETAYEQAESAFEQGGDQLVSGWHRLRQQI, encoded by the coding sequence ATGTTGCTGCGTAGAGTCGCCCGTCCGTTACTGTCCGTCGCCTTCATCGGCCAGGGCGTCGAGACCCTGCTGGACACCAAGTCCGCCTCCGATATCGTCCGCCCGACCTTGGAAGGGCTGCAGACCCTGCCCGACGCGGTGGCACAGAAGGTCCCGTCCGACGCCGCCACCGTGGCGCGGGTCAATGCCGGTGTACAGATCGGCGCGGGGCTGCTGCTGGCCACCGGCCGCATTCCCCGGGTCGCCTCGGGACTGCTGGCCCTGACGGTCGTCCCGGGCAATCTGGGCGACCATATGTTCTGGAAGGAGACCGATCCGGAACGCAAGGCCGTCAAGCGCCGTGGATTTCTCACCGATCTCAGCCTGATCGGCGGGTTGGTGCTCGCCTCCGCCGACACCGCGGGCAAGCCGTCTCTGGGATGGCGCGGCCGGCGAGCCGCACGGCGGGTCTCGGAGGCCGTGACCGCCGCACTGCCGACCGCCGACAGCGGCCTTGAGTCCGAACTCGCCGACAAGGTAGGCCACGGTCTGCAGATCGGCGCCGAGCGCCTGCAGGTCGGGGCCGAGCGTGGCCGCGACCTCGCCGCCACGGCGTTGGAGAAGAGCGCGCCGGTGGCGAAGAAGGCCCGCCGCCGGGGCACCGAGTTGGCCGAGATCGCCATCGACCGCGCCGCCCCGCTCGCCGAGAAGGCCCGCCGCAAGGGCAGCGAACTCGCCGAAACGGCCTACGAGCAGGCCGAATCCGCTTTCGAGCAGGGTGGCGATCAACTCGTCTCCGGATGGCACCGACTGCGCCAGCAGATCTGA
- a CDS encoding ATP-binding protein — MTGNSGDDGVPVSGDRSVELRVAARLENLAVLRTLVAAAATFEDLDIDSVADLRLAVDEACTRLIRSAAPDSVLAVQIDPGDEAVTVHSSTTCEGDDAVVAPDSFSWHVLRSLVSDVRTFVDGQHVSGGHVVGISLTARRVGLLQ; from the coding sequence ATGACTGGGAACAGCGGCGACGACGGCGTGCCGGTTTCCGGCGACCGGTCTGTGGAACTCCGGGTAGCCGCGAGGCTGGAGAATCTTGCGGTGCTGCGCACGCTCGTGGCCGCCGCCGCGACGTTCGAGGACCTCGATATCGACTCCGTCGCCGACCTGCGCTTGGCTGTCGATGAGGCCTGCACCCGGCTGATACGTTCTGCCGCGCCGGATTCCGTCTTGGCCGTGCAGATCGATCCCGGCGACGAGGCCGTGACGGTCCACTCATCGACCACGTGCGAGGGTGACGACGCCGTCGTCGCCCCCGACAGCTTCAGCTGGCACGTGCTGCGTTCGTTGGTATCCGATGTCCGGACGTTCGTGGACGGCCAGCACGTGAGCGGTGGGCACGTGGTCGGGATCTCTTTGACCGCAAGGCGAGTGGGCCTGCTGCAGTGA
- a CDS encoding SigB/SigF/SigG family RNA polymerase sigma factor: MFRELRALPEGSTQFARQRERIVERCLPLADHIARRFGGRGESHEDLVQVARMGLVNAVNRFDVTAGSDFASFAVPTVMGEVRRHFRDNGWSVKVPRRLKELHVRIGGVTAEMAQRLGRAPNATELAAELDIDRQEVVEALVAGSSYNTLSIDSGSGGDDDAPSIGDTLGTEDLALEQVDNRESLRPLLDSLPDRERTVLVLRFFENMTQTQIAERIGVSQMHVSRLLAKSLARLRDDLN, encoded by the coding sequence ATGTTCCGTGAACTCCGGGCGCTTCCTGAGGGCTCCACTCAGTTCGCCCGGCAACGTGAACGGATCGTCGAGCGTTGTCTCCCCCTGGCCGATCACATCGCCCGCCGCTTCGGCGGTCGCGGCGAATCCCATGAGGACCTCGTTCAGGTCGCGCGGATGGGCCTGGTGAACGCCGTCAACCGCTTCGATGTCACCGCGGGATCGGACTTCGCGTCGTTCGCGGTGCCGACCGTGATGGGCGAGGTGCGTCGCCATTTCCGGGACAACGGCTGGTCGGTCAAGGTGCCCCGCCGGCTCAAGGAATTGCACGTCAGGATCGGCGGGGTGACCGCGGAGATGGCGCAGCGTCTGGGTCGGGCCCCCAACGCCACCGAACTCGCCGCCGAACTCGATATCGACCGCCAAGAGGTGGTCGAGGCCCTGGTGGCGGGGAGCTCGTACAACACTCTGTCGATCGACAGCGGCAGTGGCGGTGACGACGATGCGCCGTCCATCGGCGACACGCTGGGCACCGAGGACCTCGCCCTGGAACAGGTGGACAATCGCGAGTCCTTACGTCCCCTGCTGGATTCCCTGCCCGATCGCGAACGAACGGTTCTGGTGCTCCGCTTCTTCGAGAACATGACGCAGACGCAGATCGCCGAACGCATCGGCGTCTCGCAGATGCACGTGTCGCGCCTGCTGGCGAAATCGCTAGCGCGACTTCGCGACGACCTCAACTAG
- a CDS encoding STAS domain-containing protein codes for MHNLTLPTARRNSASNITESDMAAYCTKWLAPSSAVLSVFGEIDAANCREFADYVFLHLPHVRELVLDLTGVEFFGTAAFSAVHTLGVRAAGEGIDWTVVPSHAVTRLLRICDPENALPLEESVATALLRLRRDPSDLVEVVAKSR; via the coding sequence ATGCACAACCTGACTTTGCCTACCGCGAGGCGGAACTCCGCCTCCAATATCACCGAATCCGATATGGCGGCCTACTGCACCAAGTGGCTGGCCCCGTCGAGCGCCGTGCTCTCGGTATTCGGGGAGATCGACGCGGCCAACTGCCGAGAGTTCGCCGACTACGTCTTCCTGCACCTCCCCCATGTCCGCGAACTGGTGCTCGACCTGACCGGCGTGGAGTTCTTCGGTACGGCGGCCTTCTCCGCCGTGCACACGCTGGGCGTACGAGCGGCGGGCGAAGGCATCGACTGGACGGTCGTGCCCAGCCACGCGGTGACACGGCTGCTGCGGATCTGCGATCCCGAGAATGCGCTGCCGCTCGAAGAGTCCGTCGCAACGGCACTCCTGCGACTGCGCCGAGACCCCTCTGATCTAGTTGAGGTCGTCGCGAAGTCGCGCTAG
- the pucL gene encoding factor-independent urate hydroxylase, giving the protein MSEIILGKNQYGKAENRVVRIYRDTPRHEIHDINVSTCLRGDFTAAHLVGDQSDVLPTDTQKQTAYAYAKEKGLLSIEDYGLTLARHFVHDVAPVQAARIEIDEYAWERAIVDGAEHDHTWIRKGQEVRTAAITVDADSEYVVGGLKDLIVLKSTGSEFAGFLSDPYTILEPTHDRVMATSLVAQWRFTSTEVDWETVYGQIKTALITQFAVVQSLALQQTLFHMGRAVLEEHPQIAEVRLSAPNKHHFVYDLSPFGLENNNEVFNADDRPYGLIQATVTRDDAPPAGPAWDLQQGWLA; this is encoded by the coding sequence ATGTCGGAAATCATCCTGGGCAAGAATCAGTACGGTAAGGCCGAGAACCGGGTGGTCCGGATCTACCGGGACACACCCCGCCACGAGATCCACGACATCAACGTATCCACCTGCCTGCGTGGCGATTTCACCGCGGCGCACCTGGTCGGCGACCAGTCCGACGTGTTGCCCACCGATACGCAGAAGCAGACCGCCTACGCCTACGCCAAGGAGAAAGGCCTGCTGTCCATCGAGGACTACGGTTTGACCCTGGCCCGGCACTTCGTGCACGATGTCGCGCCGGTGCAGGCCGCCCGGATCGAGATCGATGAATACGCTTGGGAGCGCGCCATTGTGGACGGCGCCGAACACGACCACACCTGGATCCGCAAAGGCCAGGAGGTCCGCACCGCCGCCATCACGGTGGACGCCGACAGCGAGTACGTCGTCGGCGGCCTCAAGGATCTGATCGTCCTGAAATCGACGGGATCGGAGTTCGCCGGCTTCCTCAGCGATCCCTACACCATCCTGGAACCGACCCACGACCGGGTGATGGCCACCTCGCTGGTCGCCCAGTGGCGGTTCACCAGTACCGAGGTCGACTGGGAGACGGTGTACGGCCAGATCAAGACGGCCCTGATCACGCAGTTCGCGGTGGTCCAGTCCCTGGCACTGCAGCAGACGCTGTTCCACATGGGGCGCGCCGTGCTGGAGGAGCACCCGCAGATCGCCGAGGTGCGGTTGTCGGCACCCAACAAACACCACTTCGTCTACGACCTGTCCCCGTTCGGGCTGGAGAACAACAACGAGGTGTTCAACGCCGACGACCGGCCCTACGGGCTGATCCAGGCGACCGTGACCCGCGACGACGCCCCACCGGCCGGCCCGGCCTGGGACCTGCAACAAGGCTGGCTGGCCTGA
- the uraH gene encoding hydroxyisourate hydrolase gives MTHLSTHVLDAVAGKPAAGITVTLTDTAGTVLATARTDADGRVAELAAGLAPGVYRLTFDTAGYFAGTPSFYPEVVIAFEVTDGVPKYHVPLLLSPFAYSTYRGS, from the coding sequence ATGACACACCTGAGCACCCATGTCCTCGACGCCGTGGCCGGCAAGCCCGCCGCCGGTATCACCGTCACGCTCACCGACACCGCCGGTACCGTGCTGGCCACCGCGCGCACCGACGCCGACGGCCGGGTGGCGGAGCTGGCCGCCGGGTTGGCGCCCGGTGTGTACCGGCTGACCTTCGACACCGCCGGCTACTTCGCCGGCACACCCAGCTTCTACCCGGAGGTCGTCATCGCCTTCGAGGTCACCGACGGTGTTCCCAAATATCATGTACCACTGCTGCTTTCACCGTTCGCGTACTCCACCTACCGAGGAAGTTGA
- the uraD gene encoding 2-oxo-4-hydroxy-4-carboxy-5-ureidoimidazoline decarboxylase — MLTDRQRMHALFEVCSSTIWARRVLAGAPFPDTQALLDRADRVLAELPDAEIDAALDGHPRIGGKVDNAASAREQAGVAAADDEVKQALAEGNRAYEDKFGYVYLVCASGRTAQELLGILTERLDNDPDTERRVMRNELGKINRLRLERLLSEPA, encoded by the coding sequence ATGCTGACCGACCGACAACGCATGCACGCCCTGTTCGAAGTGTGCAGCTCGACCATCTGGGCCCGCCGGGTGCTCGCCGGGGCACCGTTCCCGGACACCCAGGCGCTGCTCGATCGTGCCGACCGGGTGCTCGCCGAGCTGCCCGACGCCGAGATCGACGCGGCTCTGGACGGACATCCGCGGATCGGCGGCAAAGTGGACAATGCCGCGTCCGCGCGCGAGCAGGCCGGCGTGGCCGCCGCCGACGATGAGGTGAAACAGGCTCTGGCCGAAGGCAACCGGGCCTACGAGGACAAGTTCGGCTACGTCTACCTGGTGTGCGCCAGTGGACGAACGGCCCAGGAACTGCTCGGCATACTCACTGAGCGCCTGGACAACGATCCCGATACCGAACGTCGGGTGATGCGCAATGAGCTGGGCAAGATCAACCGGCTCCGGCTGGAGCGGCTCTTGAGCGAGCCGGCCTGA
- a CDS encoding solute carrier family 23 protein yields the protein MTAPTKKPQAKRTHPVDEVLPVPKLALYGFQHVVAFYAGAVLVPIIIAGAINLPAEDLVKLITADLFTCGIASIIQAVGFWKVGVRLPLLQGVTFAGVSPIIAIGLAHGGGAASLLYVYGAVIVAGVFTFLIAPIFIKLLKFFPPVVTGTLITIIGLCLVPVGAMDAVTNPHTHKTDPTNIRWFLYALGTIAIIVAIQRLFRGFVATIAVLLGLVIGCTVAFLLGDMSFDKVGQAAAFGFTPPFLFGMPKFDFVACLTMIIVLLITAVESTGSTIATGEIVGKRIKASDIGNVLRADGVATAIGGIFNSFPYTAFSENVGLVRLTGVKSRWVVAAAGVIMIILGFLPKVAAVVASIPNPVLGGAALTLFATVAVVGIQTLGKVDFTDHRNLIIVTTSLALALWVTSYPDIAKAMPTGLDLIFGSGISIGAVAAIVLNIVFFHTGSRGPRVAGGGSITLTEVNAMTAERFTEVFGHVVQDVPWAVERAYQQRPFADTLALREAFQDAVLTGSSEQQLELLNAFNDLGAEDETGHALAVDHVALSNLDESDHNDVVELATAYREHFGFPLIICAKETEHFDRVLRNGWSRMDNSDSAEKAFALIEVAKIANYRFSDLVADANPIAAARFSRFNELS from the coding sequence ATGACGGCCCCGACAAAAAAGCCGCAAGCCAAGCGCACGCACCCCGTCGACGAGGTGCTGCCGGTCCCCAAGCTTGCGCTGTACGGCTTCCAGCACGTGGTGGCGTTCTACGCCGGCGCGGTGCTGGTCCCGATCATCATCGCCGGCGCGATCAACCTACCGGCCGAAGACCTGGTCAAACTCATCACCGCCGACCTCTTCACCTGCGGGATCGCCTCGATCATCCAGGCGGTGGGGTTCTGGAAGGTCGGGGTCCGGCTACCGCTGCTGCAAGGCGTCACATTCGCCGGGGTGTCCCCCATCATCGCGATCGGGCTGGCCCATGGCGGCGGCGCGGCCAGTCTGCTGTACGTGTACGGGGCGGTGATCGTCGCCGGTGTCTTCACGTTCCTCATCGCGCCGATCTTCATCAAACTGCTGAAATTCTTCCCGCCGGTGGTGACGGGAACGTTGATCACCATCATCGGACTCTGCCTGGTCCCGGTCGGCGCCATGGACGCCGTCACCAATCCGCACACGCACAAGACCGACCCGACGAACATCCGGTGGTTCCTCTACGCGCTGGGCACCATCGCGATCATCGTCGCCATCCAGCGCCTGTTCCGCGGGTTCGTGGCCACCATCGCGGTGCTGCTCGGACTGGTGATCGGCTGCACGGTCGCCTTCCTGCTCGGCGATATGAGCTTCGACAAGGTGGGCCAGGCGGCCGCGTTCGGCTTCACACCGCCCTTCCTGTTCGGCATGCCCAAGTTCGACTTCGTCGCGTGTCTGACCATGATCATCGTGCTGCTGATCACCGCCGTGGAGTCGACCGGTTCGACGATCGCCACCGGCGAGATCGTCGGCAAGCGCATCAAGGCCTCCGATATCGGCAACGTGCTGCGCGCCGACGGGGTGGCCACCGCCATCGGCGGCATCTTCAACTCGTTCCCCTACACCGCGTTCTCCGAGAACGTCGGCCTGGTGCGACTGACCGGCGTCAAGAGCCGCTGGGTGGTGGCTGCCGCCGGTGTCATCATGATCATCTTGGGCTTCCTGCCCAAGGTCGCCGCCGTGGTCGCGTCGATCCCCAACCCGGTGCTCGGCGGCGCGGCGCTGACGCTGTTCGCCACCGTCGCCGTCGTGGGCATCCAGACACTGGGCAAGGTCGACTTCACCGACCACCGCAACCTGATCATCGTCACCACCAGCCTGGCGCTGGCACTGTGGGTCACCTCGTACCCCGATATCGCCAAGGCGATGCCCACCGGCCTGGATCTCATCTTCGGCAGCGGGATCAGCATCGGCGCGGTGGCTGCCATCGTGCTCAACATCGTGTTCTTCCATACCGGTTCGCGCGGGCCCCGGGTGGCCGGTGGCGGATCCATCACCTTGACCGAGGTGAACGCCATGACCGCGGAGCGGTTCACCGAGGTGTTCGGTCATGTGGTCCAGGACGTGCCGTGGGCGGTTGAGCGGGCCTACCAGCAGCGCCCCTTCGCCGACACCCTGGCGCTGCGGGAAGCCTTCCAGGATGCCGTGCTCACCGGCTCGTCCGAGCAGCAGCTCGAACTGCTCAACGCGTTCAACGATCTGGGCGCCGAGGACGAGACCGGACACGCCCTGGCCGTCGACCACGTGGCGCTGTCCAATCTCGACGAGTCCGACCACAATGACGTCGTGGAATTGGCGACCGCGTACCGCGAGCACTTCGGCTTCCCGTTGATCATCTGCGCCAAGGAGACCGAGCATTTCGACCGGGTGCTGCGCAACGGCTGGTCCCGGATGGACAACTCCGATTCCGCCGAGAAGGCGTTCGCGCTGATCGAGGTCGCCAAGATCGCCAACTACCGGTTCAGCGATCTGGTGGCCGACGCCAACCCGATCGCCGCGGCGCGGTTCAGCCGCTTCAACGAACTGTCGTGA
- a CDS encoding nucleotidyltransferase family protein yields the protein MSSSHVAAGVLLAAGAGTRYGMPKVLAEQGSWLSAAVTALRDGGCRDIVVVLGAAVVPVPAPARAVVADDWADGLSASLRAGIRAVDAELAVITLVDTPDIGADAVRRVLAAAAETGLARAVYAGRPGHPVVIARRFWPQMLAAAHGDTGAGPFLRGRADVVDVECADLGTGADVDEP from the coding sequence ATGTCGAGTTCTCATGTGGCCGCCGGCGTACTGCTGGCCGCCGGTGCGGGAACTCGGTATGGAATGCCGAAAGTACTTGCCGAACAGGGGAGTTGGCTGAGCGCGGCGGTGACGGCGCTGCGCGACGGCGGCTGCCGGGACATCGTCGTCGTGCTGGGGGCGGCGGTGGTGCCGGTGCCCGCGCCGGCGCGCGCGGTGGTGGCCGACGACTGGGCCGACGGGCTCTCGGCATCGTTGCGTGCGGGGATCAGGGCAGTGGACGCCGAGCTGGCGGTCATCACACTGGTGGACACCCCCGATATCGGTGCGGACGCGGTACGCCGGGTGCTGGCCGCGGCCGCCGAGACGGGGCTCGCCCGGGCGGTGTACGCGGGCCGGCCCGGTCACCCGGTGGTGATCGCGCGCCGGTTCTGGCCGCAGATGCTGGCCGCCGCGCACGGGGACACCGGGGCGGGCCCGTTCCTGCGGGGACGCGCCGATGTGGTCGACGTCGAGTGCGCCGACCTCGGCACCGGCGCCGATGTCGACGAGCCTTAG